The following coding sequences are from one Methanosarcina sp. WWM596 window:
- a CDS encoding bifunctional nuclease family protein — translation MDIDNYEDFEEIHVKDVYIVDVFSDPTPVVLLENLKGEMLPIYIGHLEALSIGNVLKNISPPRPMAHDLMVNIFDRMEIKVEGVMIDDKVDKVYYARLLIRKDNNIMQFDARPSDCIALALRVGAPIRIRKEVLECSEIEMSRLEGARVMNIFG, via the coding sequence ATGGACATCGATAATTACGAGGATTTTGAGGAAATTCATGTCAAAGATGTCTATATAGTCGATGTTTTCAGTGACCCTACCCCGGTTGTACTCCTTGAAAATTTAAAAGGTGAGATGCTTCCTATATATATTGGCCATCTGGAAGCCCTTTCAATAGGAAACGTGCTTAAAAATATCTCCCCACCTCGCCCGATGGCTCATGACCTCATGGTTAATATTTTTGATCGCATGGAAATAAAGGTCGAGGGTGTAATGATAGATGATAAGGTGGATAAAGTCTATTATGCCCGCCTCCTGATCAGAAAAGACAATAATATAATGCAGTTTGATGCCAGACCAAGTGACTGTATTGCCCTTGCCCTCAGGGTGGGAGCCCCGATCAGAATTAGAAAGGAAGTGCTGGAATGTTCCGAAATAGAGATGTCCAGACTTGAAGGCGCCCGCGTGATGAATATTTTTGGCTGA